The DNA sequence CACGTTGACCGCCCGCCCGGTTCGGGCTGCGGCTTCAATAAGTTCGGTCTGCCGACACAGGAAAGCAGGAATCTGGAGTACGTCTACGAATGGAGCTGCCATCGCGGCTTCGTCCGATTCATGGATGTCGGTCACGGTTGGAATATCAAACGTATCACCTACTTCCTTCAAGATAGACAGAGCCAGTTCATCACCGATACCGGTAAAGGAATTAGCTTTCGTTCGGTTGGCCTTTCGATACGATCCCTTGAAAATATAAGGTATTCCCAGCTTGTCAGTAATCGTTACAATACGTTCGGCAATTTGAAGAGCCATGTCTCGGCCTTCAATGGCACAGGGGCCCGCCATTAAAAAAAAGCGGTTTGTATCGGTATGTTTGAGTTTGGGAAGTTGCATTGGCAGACAAGTCATTTTAGGGTACAAAGGTGCGTAAATCCAGCGAACACCCGGCTTTAGAGGCAGTAGAGAAGTCAGCCTGAAACGGGCTATACCAACGGATAACTACTAGTTTATCAATTAATTAAGTGCAAAAAAGAGACATAAACAAAGGAAAGCAAGCCCAAAAAATTGTTTGATAATACCGTGGTAAATCTGTTTATTTGCGCAGTTTTTTAACTCCAATGGACTACTAAAATGTCAGAAATTGCACAGAAAGTAAAGAATATCATCGTTGAGAAACTGGGTGTTGAGGAGTCGGAGGTAACGCCTGAGGCCAGCTTCACTAACGACCTCGGTGCAGACTCACTCGACACGGTTGAGTTGATTATGGAATTTGAAAAAGAGTTCAATCTTCCTATTCCCGATGATGAAGCCGAAAAGATCGCGACGGTTGGCTTAGCGATTGAGTACTTAGAAAAGCACATCGGTAAGTAAGACAGCTACGCTGGTCGCTTTTTCTGCCTGGCAGAATTGAGCAGCCCTTGTTCTGGCTTAGCCATCCATTACCCGAGAGCATTTGCTGGACGTTCCCGTTCAGTTTTGCTTTCTCTTTCCTCATCACGCAGTATAGCTGTATGACATTCAAACGAGTAGTAGTGACCGGCCTCGGTGCCTTGACACCAATTGGTAACGATGTAGCCACTTATTGGAACAACTTAGCCGCTGGGGTCAGCGGGGCCGGTCCCATTACGAAGTTTGACGCAAGCAAGTTTCGGACACAGTTCGCCTGTGAAGTAAAAGGCCTTGACGTGACGCAACACATTCCGCGTCAGGATGCCCGCAAAATGGATGCGTTCACCCATTATGCACTGATCGCTACCGACGAGGCTATCCTCGATTCTGGCGTTAACATAGACACACTGGACCGGAACAAAGTTGGCGTCATCTGGGGCTCAGGCATCGGCGGTCTCAAATCCTTCGAGGATGAAATGATCGACTATGCTAAAGGCGATGGTACACCCCGTATCAACCCTTTCTTTATTGTTCGAATGATTGCCGATAGCGCGTCGGGCCAAATCTCTATGCGTTATGGCTTCCGGGGGACTAACTACGTTACCGTTTCGGCCTGTGCCTCTACCAACAACGCCATCATTGACGCGTTGAACTACATCCGGTTGGGACGGCTGAAAATGTGCGTCGTTGGTGGATCTGAAGCGGCCGTCACCCGCGCGGGTATTGGCGGGTTCAACGCAAACCGTGCCTTATCGGAACGTAATGACTCGCCCGAAACTGCATCCCGCCCGTATGACAAGGGACGTGATGGTTTCGTGCTGGGAGAAGGTGCTGGTGCCCTTATCCTCGAAGAGTACGAACACGCCCAGGCGCGCGGTGCCAAAATTTACGCCGAGTTGATCGGTGGTGGTATGTCGTCCGATGCGTATCATATCACGGCACCTCACCCGGAAGGTCTTGGCGCTTTTCTGGCTATGCAGGATGCACTGGATGATGCCGGTATTCAGCCATCGGAAATTGACTATATCAACACGCACGGCACATCGACGCCTATTGGCGACCCGCAGGAGCTGAAAGCGATTCACCAGTTGTTTGGTGAGCATTCCTTTGCGTTGAACATCAGCTCGACCAAATCCATGACCGGTCACTTGCTGGGCGCTGCTGGCGCTGTAGAAGCGATTGCAGCTATTAAAGCGCTCGAACACCAGCTCGTTCCCCCCACAATCAACTACGTCACACCCGACGAGGAGATTGACCCCCGCTTTAACCTGACGGCCAACACGGCTCAGGCTCGTTCGCTGACAACCGTTATGAGCAACGCGTTTGGGTTTGGTGGCCACAATGCCATCGTAATCTTTCGTAAACTTAGCTGAGCCGTGCAACTCGCTCTGCCTCGTAGTTTGTTCAACCCCCTCGATTGGTTCCGGTCCGGCGATGCCGACGGACGCAAAAACCTGCGTCGGTCCATTGCACAAATTATTGGTGAGCGCCCTTCCAACTTGGGTCTGTACCAATTGGCACTCCGGCATACCTCAGCTTCAAAAGCGACCGCAATTGAAGGCTTTCGCGAATCAAACGAACGGCTGGAGTACCTGGGCGATGCGGTACTCGGGATGGTCATTGCCGAGTTCCTGTTCAAAAAGTATCCGTACAAAGACGAAGGTTTTTTAACCGAGATCCGATCAAGGATCGTGAACCGGGAAACCCTGAACGGCATAGCCCGCAAAATAGGTCTCGACGGGCTTATCGAATACGATGGTAGCCGAACCCGTAGCCTACCCGCCCGCACATCGATGTACGGCGATGCGCTCGAAGCCCTGGTAGGTGCCGTTTACCTTGATAAAGGCTTCCGGTTCTCCCGCCGGTTTATCCTGAAAGAGTTGCTGTCACACTACGACATCGAGTCGGTTGTACAGAACAACGTAAACTTTAAAAGCCGCCTGATCGAATGGGCGCAACGGGCTGGTAAGGATATTCGTTTCGAAATCCTGTCCGAAAAAGGCAATAGCCATTTCCGCGAATTCATTGCGCAGGTCATCATCGACGACGAGCCTTTTGCTACAGGTTCGGGCTATTCCAAGAAAAAAGCCGAGCAGTCAGCAGCGGAGAAAGCACTCACGCTCGTCGACGAGAAATAACTTCCCATTTTTGCCCCGTTTTGCCATCAGTCTACACGAGGATTGTGGTCAATTATTGCCTGTATTTTTGGCATAGTTCATCAAAAATCCCTACAATTTGTCAGAATTATGACAAGAAAAACGGGTTTTAAATGACAGAATGTCCTTTTGAGCGCTTCCAAATGAATTGGTACAGGATTTGAAAAAGGTTGTATGCAGTAGCAACTAAACAATTCTATTTTAACCAACCAGTTAAAGTCATGAATCCGTTAATGCGCACAAACAACAACCTACCTTCGCTGATCGAAAACTTCTTTGGTCGCGACATGAACGACTTTTTCAACACAAATACGCCCGCTATGCACAATCTGCCCGCGGTGAACGTAGTTGAGCACCAGGATGGATTCCGTATTGAAGTAGCCGCCCCCGGTTTGAAGAAAGAAGACTTCAAACTCAATTTGAACCATAACAACCTGACGATTTCAGCCTATCAGGAAAACCAGAAAGACGAAAAAGAACAGAACGGCGAAAAATATACCCGCCGGGAATTCAGCTACTCGTCGTTCCAACGGACCTTTACACTGCCCACCTCGGTCGATGCCGATAACATTCACGCATCCTATACCGATGGCGTTTTGAAGATCGACGTACCCAAACGGGAAGAAGCAAAAGTGAAACCTCCCCGGCAAATCGAGATTGGCGGTTAAGGAGCTATTGAGCGCATCGAAAGGCTCGTGAGAACTGCTCACGGGCCTTTTTTTCGCCAACTAACAAAGGCCTGTTAAAATTTGTTAAGGACAGATATTCTCAGGATTTTTAACCTCCTCTTTCCGTTATATCGACAAGTAGGGGATCACACGGCGATCCTATACTCGTCTTACACAAGCACAGCAATTAGATTTTCCCATTTAATCATGAAAAGCAACTGGAAACTTTTAGCGTTGATGGCACTCCTGTCGAGTGTAATTACGCTGGCCGCTTATAACTTCCTCGGGTTCAACAACCGGGATGTTATCTTTAACGAGTCGTCGCCAGCACCGACGATTACTGGTCGTCTGGCAGCATTAACGGGCAATGGCCCAACCGTTGCACCGGGCGACTTCTCAACAGCTGCCGAAGCTGTTACGCCTACGGTCGTTCACATCCGTACCACTATTACCCGCACCGTACGTCAGCAGCAGGTACCCGATATTTTCCGGGATTTCTTCGGCGACGAGTTTGGTCAGGGACAGGGTCAGAGCCGCCCACGCCGTCAGCAGGGCCAGGCGTCGGGTTCGGGCGTGATCATCAGTAAAGATGGTTATATCGTTACCAACAACCACGTTGTGCAGGACGCCGACGAGGTGGAGGTAATCATGACCGACAAGCGTAGCTTTAAAGCGAAAGTAATTGGTACCGATCCATTAACGGACCTTGCCGTTATTAAAGTAGAAGCTAACAATCTGCCTGCCATTACGCTGGGCGACTCAGATGCCCTTCGTCTGGGCGAATGGGTACTGGCGGTTGGTTACCCGCTCGATCTGGAATCGACGGTTACGGCTGGTATCGTTAGTGCCAAAGGACGTGGTATTGGTATCTTGCAACGGGAAAATGCCCGTCAGCAGCAGAGCGACCCTAAAGCTGATACGCCCATTGAAGCGTTCATCCAGACCGATGCGGCCATTAACCCAGGTAACTCGGGCGGTGCGCTCGTCAACCTGCGTGGAGAACTAATTGGTATTAACTCAGCCATTGCTTCACAAACCGGTTTCTATAGCGGCTACGGCTTCGCAGTTCCAGTATCGCTGGTGAAGAAAGTATCGGCCGATCTGCTCAAGTATGGCAACGTACAGCGCGGTTACCTGGGTATTCTGCCCATTGAACTGAACAGCACGATTGCGAAGGAAAAAGGCGCCAAAGTAGGCCGCGGTATCTACGTTCAGGAAGTTGTTGACAACGGTGCTGCCAAGACAGCCGGTCTGCAACCAGGCGACGTTATCGTGAAAATGGAGGGTCAGCCCCTTGATTCAGACGCCCAGATGCGTGAAATCATTGGCCGTCGTCGTCCGGGTGACGCTGTTACGGTAACGGTTAACCGCAATGGTACCGAGCGTGATTTCAAAGTTGAGTTGCGCAACCGCAACGGAGGTCGCGATGTCATCAAGAAAACCGAGCTCACAGCCGCTAATACGACGCTGAAAACGCTGGGTGCCGATTTTGAAGATCTGAGCGCACAGGATGCCAAACAGCTTGGTGTAACGGGTGGTGTTCGGGTGAAGAAGATACTGGACGGCAAACTTGCTGAAACCGACGTTGAAGAAGGCTTCATCATCGTTAAAGCCAATGGCAAAAACGTGAAATCGACGAAAGATCTGCAGGCTATTATGTCGGCGGTAAAAGAAGGAGAAGGCCTGATGCTGATTGGTATGTACCCCAACAGCTCCCGCATGTACTACTACGCTGTACCGGTGTAACAGTCGGTCAACGGTACATAAAAAAAAGCGTTGGGTGTTGAACCCAACGCTTTTTTTTATGTAAGCGTAAGTCTGATGGGTAGCCAGCTTTACCTTCGGGCTACCTTCTCCTTTTACACATGACGGTATAAAAAAGCGGTCGGGTTAAGAACCCGACCGCCTGAACAATTGATTGCTATACAACTTACTCGAAGTAGTTCAACACCTGGTGGCCACTCTTCGCCAGCAGCTGATCACGACGGAAAAGGTTAATATCAGCAGTCATCATGTCATTGACGAGCGCTGGTAGATCATATTTGGGTTTCCAGCCCAGTTGTGTCATTGCTTTTGTGGGATCGCCCAGCAACAAATCAACTTCCGTTGGC is a window from the Spirosoma rigui genome containing:
- a CDS encoding acyl carrier protein, with product MSEIAQKVKNIIVEKLGVEESEVTPEASFTNDLGADSLDTVELIMEFEKEFNLPIPDDEAEKIATVGLAIEYLEKHIGK
- the fabF gene encoding beta-ketoacyl-ACP synthase II, encoding MTFKRVVVTGLGALTPIGNDVATYWNNLAAGVSGAGPITKFDASKFRTQFACEVKGLDVTQHIPRQDARKMDAFTHYALIATDEAILDSGVNIDTLDRNKVGVIWGSGIGGLKSFEDEMIDYAKGDGTPRINPFFIVRMIADSASGQISMRYGFRGTNYVTVSACASTNNAIIDALNYIRLGRLKMCVVGGSEAAVTRAGIGGFNANRALSERNDSPETASRPYDKGRDGFVLGEGAGALILEEYEHAQARGAKIYAELIGGGMSSDAYHITAPHPEGLGAFLAMQDALDDAGIQPSEIDYINTHGTSTPIGDPQELKAIHQLFGEHSFALNISSTKSMTGHLLGAAGAVEAIAAIKALEHQLVPPTINYVTPDEEIDPRFNLTANTAQARSLTTVMSNAFGFGGHNAIVIFRKLS
- the rnc gene encoding ribonuclease III, which gives rise to MQLALPRSLFNPLDWFRSGDADGRKNLRRSIAQIIGERPSNLGLYQLALRHTSASKATAIEGFRESNERLEYLGDAVLGMVIAEFLFKKYPYKDEGFLTEIRSRIVNRETLNGIARKIGLDGLIEYDGSRTRSLPARTSMYGDALEALVGAVYLDKGFRFSRRFILKELLSHYDIESVVQNNVNFKSRLIEWAQRAGKDIRFEILSEKGNSHFREFIAQVIIDDEPFATGSGYSKKKAEQSAAEKALTLVDEK
- a CDS encoding Hsp20/alpha crystallin family protein, whose translation is MNPLMRTNNNLPSLIENFFGRDMNDFFNTNTPAMHNLPAVNVVEHQDGFRIEVAAPGLKKEDFKLNLNHNNLTISAYQENQKDEKEQNGEKYTRREFSYSSFQRTFTLPTSVDADNIHASYTDGVLKIDVPKREEAKVKPPRQIEIGG
- a CDS encoding Do family serine endopeptidase, with translation MKSNWKLLALMALLSSVITLAAYNFLGFNNRDVIFNESSPAPTITGRLAALTGNGPTVAPGDFSTAAEAVTPTVVHIRTTITRTVRQQQVPDIFRDFFGDEFGQGQGQSRPRRQQGQASGSGVIISKDGYIVTNNHVVQDADEVEVIMTDKRSFKAKVIGTDPLTDLAVIKVEANNLPAITLGDSDALRLGEWVLAVGYPLDLESTVTAGIVSAKGRGIGILQRENARQQQSDPKADTPIEAFIQTDAAINPGNSGGALVNLRGELIGINSAIASQTGFYSGYGFAVPVSLVKKVSADLLKYGNVQRGYLGILPIELNSTIAKEKGAKVGRGIYVQEVVDNGAAKTAGLQPGDVIVKMEGQPLDSDAQMREIIGRRRPGDAVTVTVNRNGTERDFKVELRNRNGGRDVIKKTELTAANTTLKTLGADFEDLSAQDAKQLGVTGGVRVKKILDGKLAETDVEEGFIIVKANGKNVKSTKDLQAIMSAVKEGEGLMLIGMYPNSSRMYYYAVPV